Below is a window of Oreochromis aureus strain Israel breed Guangdong linkage group 4, ZZ_aureus, whole genome shotgun sequence DNA.
CATGATGGGTTTACATTATTCTATTTCTCTCCAGCGTCTTCTCattcagcagcaacagcagaagGTTCAAAGCCAGAGACCCATGCCTGTGggacgtcagactgaacaggTGTGTGTCTGGGTGCTACTAAATTATACTCGTTGTCTCAGTGGTCTTAGCTCCTTGGTTGCTTTCTCTAACCGTGAACCTTCTGTCCTTAGACACGTCCAATTGGTTCATCTCCATCACTGATGCAGCCACCACGACACATGGACCCCTCGCTGCTGAAGCCGGCCGCGCCCCTCAAGCCGTACCTGGATAACTACATGTCCCACAGCACCCCTGAGATACTGAAGGATGCTGCCACTCTTGGATCCTTCAGCAACTTCCCTTTAAGTAAGTTAACTGCTACTGCTGTTATTACAGATTAGGCACCCTAATCATAAACTAGTTTGACTGGGTGTAGGAGTGAAGTGATGCTTTTTACTTTAGACTTAAGACCTCAGATTTGTAAGAAGATGATCATGAGCAGGATAGATCTTGGGGGTTACCTTTTAGttttacctttttaaaataTGCAGGGAGTTCTTGATTATCTGTTGACATGTACTCTTCTGTCCTGTTTCTCAGACTTGAATTCTAACCTGAATGTACCCCTGGACATGGGTGTtggtggtagtggtggtggagtGAGCTATAAAGAGCCACCCCAGTCCAGACTGAAGAAACTTTGGGCTACCGACCCTCCGGAGCAGACCAGCAAACCTGGTACAGACAAAGCATTTATAGTTTGTCACATTGCATGCTGTGGTATTGTTTGGCTTTCTGGGGGAGGTATCCATGAGATGTTTACTAtgtaaacagtgaaaaaaaaattggtttTTAAAATGACTAAAGCATCCCCACACTTTTTCTCACTGCATACTTTAAACTCGGGCTTTAATGGTTTATATGTTTGTTTCTCCCACAGGTGCTATGTCGTCTGGGCTGCGTCTGGAGGACTCCTCCTTCTATGACTTAATTTCTCCTGGCCCCTCTCCCCTGAGTCCTCCCGGCCAATCAATGGGCTCGGTGGGCGATGGCTGGCCACCTCGTGCCAACTCCCCCCCGCCCCATGGAAACACTGTCACCTGGCCCCCAGGTACAGACGCCTTTAAATCCACCAGAATTCCCAAAGTGTTTGCTTTGAACCCTGCTGACGTCTGCATGTGTTTTTTGTCCTCAGAGTTCCGGCCCGGGGAGCCTTGGAAAGGTTACCCCAACATTGACCCTGAGACTGACCCTTATGTGACCCCCGGCAGTGTCATCAACAACCTCTCCATCAACACCGTCCGCGACACAGACCACCTCAGGGACAGGAACAACGGTAGGCCACGCACATGCCAGATCCCTCCCAATAACTGTAATGGTAGCACAGACCCACACTGACCCCTCCTGCTGATGTTTCCAGGGCcatcctcatcactgaacacCACGATGCCTTCTAACAGTGCCTGGTCATCCATTCGTGCCTCCAGCCACAGCGGTTCCCTCACCAGTACAGCACAAAGCACTTCAGGTATGCGTTTCCCGTGTGTAGTTTGGCTCTGCTTTAGAGAAGTTTAACTGTTTTCTTtaccatatttatttattttaaacttgaaAATCTTTGTTAAACGggttgtttttctgttctcGCCTTGCAGCCAGACCCAGTGAGTCAAAGTGGTCTCCCGGCAGCAGTGTGTCAAACTCCTCCCTAGCTCATGAGCTTTGGAAGGTCCCCCTGCCTCCCAAGGCGCTGTCTGTGGCGGCCCCCTCCAGACCACCGCCTGGCCTCACCAGCCAGAAGCCCAGCCCTGCCTCCTCTGGCTGGGATGGCTCTGCCCTGAGGCTGGGGGGCTGGAGCACCGCTGAGTCCAGATACACGCCTGGTAAGAGAAGCGCACCCTTTAACCTTAATTCTGTGctgtgaaatgagcagaacagactttgtttttttgttttttttggttttcaaaagatttcaagacTGTGTAGAGAAGCTTGCgataaattttaaaatgcacaACTCCACTCCTGTGCAGCCTCAACTTGACCACAAAACCAGCTTTAGCGTCCTATCCCAGCTGATGATTGACTCTGTGGTGTATTTATCGACAGGTTCCAGTTGGGgtgacagcagcagctcaggGAGAACCCAGACGCTCGTTCTGAAAAATCTCACACCTCAGGTAGTTGTACTTTCATTCTGTTAGCGTTATCACAATCATTACTTCcattttttcacatatttttcacctctcatcacCTTCCCTGTTTAACTCaacttttctttctccttctcccAGATTGACGGCTCTACATTGAGGACCCTGTGCTTGCAGCACGGCCCTCTGATCACATTCCACCTCAACCTGCCACATGGTAACGCTGTGGTATGCTACAGCTCCAAGGATGAGGCCGCTAAGGCCCAGAAGAGCCTGCACATGTAAGACCATCACACGGAAATATGGGCACttcttacttttatttattcagcttCTCTTAGAGCAGATGACCTTGAATAAAACCAGGCTGTTGATGCCAAATTAACTTGTCATAAACGGATTAATCACAGATTTTTTTGACACTCAGTCAGATGTCCCTTTTACAGATAACCTGTGCATTCTTCCAGGCATATTACCCTCCCAAAATAAAGTGGGGAATTGCAGTAATGGACAGTTGGCTGTTTAAATGGATGGAAAAAGAGCCACATGGTGTTGTGTACAGACAAAAAGTCTCACTCTTGTCTAACCTGCTCTGTTTCTACAGGTGTGTTTTGGGGAACACTACTATTCTGGCTGAGTTTGCCAGCGAGGAGGAAATCAGCCGTTTCTTTGCACAAGGGCAGTCAATGGCCACTCCCTCCTCTGGCTGGCAGACCCTCGGCTCCTCTCAGAGCAGAATGGATCAGTCTCACCCCTTTCCAAGCCGTGCTTCTGAACCCAACCAGTGGAACAGCAGCGACCTTCACAGCTCCTCCCTCTGGGGTGGGCCCAACTATTCCAGTAGCCTGTGGGGGACCCCCAGTGGCACCGAGGCAGGGAGGATCAGCAGCCCTTCTCCAATCACCTCCTTCCTCCCAGTGGATCACCTGACAGGGGGTGGGGACTCCATGTGAGCTGCCTGCCAGTGAAACAGGCTCGGGGAAGGGTCAGTAGAGAATTATCAATAATCAGCAGAATAGAGACACAAATGTAGTTCTATAAATGCAATGGCACTAGTTGGACTCTTTCTCATTTACAAGATATTCAACAAAACGGGGTCTCCCCTGTGGAAAACAAGTTACGTTTCTCTCTCTGCACATATGTCCACTTTGTTTTAGCCCAAAAACATATCAGTCGGAATACTTGAATCATGCAGGCCAATTCTATAATGTGAACGGATGGATATTTGCCTCCAGGTAGTGCTCTTTCAGACCGAAAAAAAGCTTCAATCGagctcattattattatatatattttttgtttcattcgTCATGTTTATTTGAATTCCAattctttttaacattttatttttttgttttacttttttttttttttgcatttgtttgcTGACAATGTTGGAGTATGAGCTTTTTTAACTTTGCACTgaatgtgttgtgttttttctcaGTATAATCTGCAATATAGAGGGAGCAGCCAGTTTTTTCCAGTGTAGCTGTTTACTCATTGAGGTccttactgtgtgtgtttgtgagaattactgtgtgtgtgcgcgcgcgtgagCTGTGAATGAGTACGTGTGCGCTCCTCTCTGCCTTGGCACGCCTACCTTACTGCGTTGTCGTGGAGTTCAAGATCAACAGATAGTTAAAGAATTAAACCTGACTTAGGATGATTATCTGGTGATAGTTCAAGTGACATTAAAAGTATTGCAccaattttgttttaaaactaaAGAAAGTTGAGCTCTGCAGTGCAAAGGACTGTAGCCGCAGCTGGGACTAGTAAGCCCCGCCCACCCTACTATAGGGAGGCGGGGTCTATCTAGCAAgcccctccccctccctccctttctCATTAGCCCCCTGGCAGGCAGGTTTTagtgggggggaggggggggaacAGCACTTTCAGAATAGGCTTTCAATGTTTTGGAGGTGCCACACTGCAACCTCTTGTTTACAAGACTTGGGAGGCAGAAAGTGTGTTCATTCTTCATTTTAAAGAGAAGATGgaataaaatttttaaaaatgcacaaaaaaaatttaaaaatgcttttaaaaaaaaaagataaaaatttttaaaaacagaaaaagtttaaaaaaaacaactcttacTGAGGATGAAGACGATGCTTTGTAACTCTGGGAATTCGGATCAGTGTTTTTTGGCCATGGCGTTGGTTATTTTGAACTATTCCTCTTTTTGTCTGCTAAATAACCAGCAATGGTTCTCAGGAAATCAAGCCAGTTTTCCCCCCCTTGTAGtttgaattaaagaaaaaaactactACTCCTTGTAGGAAAGGAAAATACAACTTCTAGCACTGAACTATGTAAAGGTCtgtaagtttgttttgtttttgttctctctatctctctctctcactctctctctgccAAATAACTGCTTTAAGCTGGAGAAGCTCAACACACTGCTTTCAATATGCTGTCTTTTGAGGGAGGGAGGTGGGGTGTGTGGGGAGGGGGAGGTCGAGGACACTCCCGGCATTCCCTCTCCTCctactcttcctcctcctccactgatgtttaaaaaaatcaagagtGGGGATCGTTTAATGCGTGAGCGCGTGACTGTGAGCGGGGAAATCGTCGTGTCTCGTCAGACTTATAAACCAAGAGAAAGGCGACTCTGTATCTATGCATACTGTAGCCTCTCGCATTCACATGGCCTACTGAGAGgcgtttattttttatttttttctccctcttctaCCATGTGTCACAATGTTTTAGCTGTTTAACAAACATTActcgcttttctttttttttttttaaatttctctcATTGCCACAAAtggtgttttgaaaaaaaaaatggaacgaagagaaaaacaaaaacaaaaatccaaaaaaaacaaaactctcgTTTTGGTtgaagaaaatattttaacagtaaaaaaaagtcGTCCACATTTCATTGCCTTGATCCTAATTGTGTCCGAAGATGCAACAACAAGTCAAGTGGCTTCTACCTGTTTACAAAATGAATATGATTGTATtgtactgttttattttctttcctttgggGCAAAGGGGGGGAGGGTGGGGTACTCATCTGAAGTTCCTgacgtacgtgtgtgtgtgtgtgaatgtgaaatGTGGAGGTTTTGCATGAGAACAGCGTGAATGTAAAATCCACCAGTGGCGTTTTTCTTCACAACAAGAGAATAACAGATTTATCTACCAGTGATTGTTTAGTTACTTTGATGCACAATTTGTTTGTTAGGGTCGGTGGGGGGGGGGTGAGAAGTGTCAGAGGGGTGCATGAACGAGGAGTCAGCATTAGCGAAGCCATGGACCTTAATTATCCTTTCTTCATCGTGTTTGTGCGTGTCGCCCCCCAGTCCTCCTCTCTCATGTAGGTTCTTATTTCAGAAGTACTAGAagctttagttttttattttttaagcttaGCCCGTGAATATTTAACAACTTCAAAGTAAACGCAGTGAGACAGAACCTTGAGTATTAGCCAGACTTGACAGTGGTGTGTGCCAGTATTGAACCGCTCTCTACCAAATAATTCAATCATACAAAAAAATTAGTTTACTTAATTCCAGATCTCTTTgcttataaatatatatatatatatatatatataaatacatacatttatctcttatttgtatttgttgttgttgtgttgaacAGTTGTTATCAAGTGGAACATCtgagctttttttgttgttgttgttgttgttagtttTAGTCTGACACGTTGAACTGAGGAGCCTTGGATTTTGCACTTGGGTGGGATTTTAGAGGAAAAAGGCCGAGCGAGCAGAAAGCAAAACGACAGATGTTTAGATTTCCAGGTCTGTCTGATGGAGAAGGTGCGCCTGTGAGTATTCGACAgggtagagtgtgtgtgtgtgtgcgtgcgtgcgtgtgtgtactGTGATTCGAGAAGATGGTGCTTTGTTGGTCTCCCTTGGTTGGTGCACCTCCGGCTCTGAGCTGGGCCTGAATGTAGCTGAAACGGTTTGTAAAAGTATAAAAGACAGCGCAGCCTCCAACGTGCATGAGgggcaacaaaaaacaaattttttttgtaatttttttcttttgagaaATTGAGCAGCAGTCACTGCTGCCGTGGTGTCGTTTGACTGAAACGAGGCGAGGAGGGGACGCGACTCGCGATTGGCTGCTTCTTCCTGGCTTTTCAGGGACAAAGGGTTGCACTTTTGCCTCCTCGCCGGCTTATCCAGGATCAGCTCCTCCTCTCCAACTCCTAAGCTTAACTACAGGGAGAGGAGACTCATAACTGACAGGTCTGAGGCgggggggaggggagggtggGCTCTAAACTGTCTATATTCCCTTACTGCTCAATGACATTACTTTACACTTTGTTCATTCTGATTTTTGGCAGCGCTGTCGTTCCTGGCGCTGATTTGAGAGCAACTTTGTCCATCCTCAgtatccttttttcttttaactattACCGGGACAAAGGCTGACCCCAGATCAGCAGCTCAGGCGGCAGCATTGCTGTGCTGTTAGAGAAGGGACAAGCAACGTCTGGAAAACGCCTCTCAATAATgttgttactgttttggttccATAATCGTGTTTGTATCTACTGTCAGCCTGCGTGagagtgcgtttgtgtgtgagtgaataCATCATCATGCCAAATCGAGGAGGGAGGGAAGGAAAGGGATAaatccttttttgttgttgtttggttgTAGTTGTGTACGTGTGCATACGTGTACTTAAAAAGCTGGACAATATTAAATGcttgaagattaaaaaaaaaaaaaagttaaaaaagtcATTTGCAAAAGGATGATGTGAGGAAAACCTTTTTAGTAAAGTGAAAACCACCACGAGCAATGTACAATCCCCAGGGCTGCCAAGCAGCTTCCCGACAGGGCCAGACGAGGggaaggaaaggaaaaggaagTAGCGGGCAGGTGGGAAGCTGGCTGGTGATACTCTActactttttaatgtttaagaaaaaaataatgtgacttttttgtgtttctcttgACTTAAATATCCTGTGAGTAAATGCTATATTATATCATAACACACCTGACGGCTCCTAGTCGATCAAAAAGCGCTAAGGCTTATTTTTTTgacaggaaaaacagaaaaaaacaaacaaaaaaaacaaacaaaaaagaaaaaatacaaaaactgtgagaatctgctgtctttgttttgttttttttgtcattttacatttagtatgaacacacaaacaaaccctgAAAAGCTTTAGTCTAACCAGCACAAAGATGTGGGCGGGTGGGGAGGGAAGGGTGGGTTTATCAGGGGAAAGGGTGGGTGTCGCTCAGAGAGACTATGCAGTGGAGTGTTTGAACCCAGGCTTCCATGTCCACCTtgggtttttcttcttcttttttttcctgtctttaaataaaacaaaaacaaaaaaaaaattcccaaaaAATGAGTAAACACCGCTGAAATGGGATTCCCACTAATATTCCTCAAACGTGTCGTGCCATCGTTAAATTGTACAGCTAGTACagctactaataataataataatacaaactgAAAAACCTTTATTACCTAGCAAATGGCGGGCCAGTTGTagcaggaggaagaggacaGGTTAAGATTTGCAAAAGTCCATTTTGTCGATTTTTCTCGCAGCTCGAGCGAGGCCGGTGAGACTGCAAATTTTACACGACtacagtgcttttttttctttttatagagaTTCTATCAATCCAGTGTGTAGTTGGATCACCTGTAAACCTATTATGCACATCGCTTTGGGAGACTGTTGAaactatatataaaatatatatatgagaaTATAATCGTACAGTGTCTATAATCAACGAGGGGGGCGTCTTCCTCTCttgcaaacaaaaacaggaagtacctttttattttcaaatgtctTCCTCGGGTCATCAAAGGATTTTATCTTTAAACTTCGGTGGAATCTGCACTTTTTGAAGGACAATCTTTATTTGTATGGGTATAAAATTGACAAAATAAACGAAGTCGCCTGATATTAATGGTATAAAACACCAACTCCAGTGTGCTCTAATAATGAATGTCTCCTCTGATGCTGTCTACttgtttggtttcattttaatccttttaatcTCCTTCCTTTTGTTGCTTGgtttgttctgtatttttttttttcctctttattttctttcttctggaTTTTACTGCTCTTAAGAGAATCTGTACTAAGGTGTAGAGTAGTGAGTAGTAGGTCTTCTGTTGGCTGTACTCGTATACTGAATTACTGTTTGTAACCCGCTGGCTTCTGCAGCCAGCATACAAAGCTGTATAACTTGGGTACAACCCTCAATAAAAGACTAACACACAGCGGCCGCCTCCCAGagtctttatttctctccgtGTGACTGAAAACTTGTGCTTCGTGCTCTCAACATCATCTCTGGCTTCAGGAGATGCAGACATGCTGCTGTGAAcgagggagcagctgaaagtagctgcTGCTTTTGTTTGCTGCGACCACCTCTCAAGACAAGGTGATGTTTCCTGTGACATCAGGCTTTAAAGCCCTCTGAATGCTTTGGTTACTCTAAGAAAAGCTTTTAATTTGGTCTGGTTATAGAAATCTGTCTTAAATTGAAAGAATTCAGTTTCGGTCAACTCCCCCAGTGGGTTTGCTAATTAttttttgtgtaaatgttttaGTTGTGAGTTTATTTTTGACACTTTAAAGTATTTACTGATTAATGATGTGGAGCTATTTCAGCTTTATATATGGTCAAGTATAAACCTGGGGTTCCTAAAGCTGTATTTTTGggagctttttttcctttgacagGTCAGGAGTATGTCGTGGATGTAGGTGGTGTGTGTGAGCCTCCCAGCATCAAGCTTCAGTCTGCTTACAACCCAAAGTAAATGAGAAATGAAAGTAGTTATTTCAAATCCCAGCCAGTGGAAACGTCATCTAAAAGAACTGCAGCTGAATGTGGGTCCTAATTAGAGAAAATGTTCCTTTTGATTTGGACCCGAAGCTGAGTAACAGCAGACACAGAAGTGTACAGCATGTGTCTTTATTGATCTATTAACGACAAATTGTACATGGGACCACAGGGTGAAGctgaaataagaacaataaatcAAACCAGTGATATAATCTTGtttaatattgaattttttatcTCCAAGCTCGCCTGAACATGTTCATTTAAATACAGTCAAACACGAGACAGCTGAAGCCAACGTCGCCATAATGGACACAAGAGTTGATGAAGTAGGAAACTGTTTGGCGCCCATCTGCTTCACAAGAACTTCGTGTTGGGTGGGTGGGGTGGAGGTGACCCTATGTGGGCACAAAGGAATATAAATTGAGCCCCGACACAACAACATGTGACCAAAGACAGAGAAAACGGGGCCTGGTGGTGACTTGCCTCTGTGGTGTGCTACAGAGCAGATTACTCATAAACGTCTTTCTTGTCTGCGACGTACTGTACGATCTCCTCAGGAGTCATCAACTTCTCTGCTTCTGCATCTGGGATCTCAAAGCCTGCAGCACAAACAAGTTATTGGTTACGGCGTGTGCTAAAGAAGCCATGTGACATGCATCGATAATGCTGGACGAATAAGCGGCTTTCTGCACAGATGGTCGCAAACATCTCGCTGGTACTACGTCCTCACCTGTGGGGGTTATGGTCACACATTAAAAGCTGTTAGTCTGTTATCTTAAGAGTCACTGCACTGATGCACTAACtgattaaaataagaaaaaaaaagtcatttgatTCTGATTTAAATTTTCTGCTAACTGCCAAAAATGACTCTAGAACCCTCTAAGAACCCTGTTCTCAGCATACTATAAATCCGCCCAGGACAGAGGTTTAGACAAAGGCTCTGAAAGGACTTCCTTTTACCTCTTGACCTGGCCTTGACCTTGTATGGAAGTGCATTAGCCCTGATGTACAGTTATCAAATCTGCCATTTGACTAAGAAGTCACCACTGAGGCTCCTGTGTGCACTCATgctaaatggactgattcttatagaGCGCTAACAGCACTTCATACAACACGTCTCATTCACACTCCAATAAACACACTGAAGTTTcaggttcagtatcttgccccaAGATGCTtcggatcaaaccaccaaccttctaatTAGCAGAATGGCTGCTCCATCTCCTCATCCCTGTTTACTATTTACTTCCCAAACAGATTATATAAATCAGCCATTTATCAAAAGTACAGATTCCTGATTCATTTAAATCTGCAGAATTATTACAAGTCAAAAAGTAAAAAGCAACAAACTGCAACCTTCAATCACTTTCTAAATCAGTTTTCAAGATGAATCCAACAAATAAATACTGTAGAATGATGTGTACTACAGTGTTTCTACCACAGGAGTAAATCTTGCTTTATGTGGGACGTCCACACAGAGCGCCACATTTACCCTCTGAAGACAACCTTGACAGCACTTTGACAGTCAACAGGTAGGAAGACTGCAAGACTGGTGTTTCATATCCACACATGCAGGCAAATCTAAGATTCCTATTCAATTACTTCCACTGTGGCAGTACAACAGCAGTCACATTCTGCACTGCACTGTAGGAGTCAGAAACATCTCTTTTGCTGACTTAATGCCTAGAGCCACAGTttggaatagttttctatgCAGTGTAAAGAGGTTTGCTCTCACCAAACTCATCTTCCATGGCCATGATGATCTCCACCTGGTCCAAGCTGTCCAAACCCAAATCTTTCATGAAGTGAGAGCTCGTCTGCAGCTGTGGAACAGAAACCAACCAGAGGGTTAGAAATTCAAGCTTACTTATACAGAAACTTGCAAACACTACAGGCATTTCAGGGtgctttacaaaataaaacaaaccaaatctACATGAGGAATGATAGTATTAATTTTAGATTATTTTTCCAAgttaaaaatctaatttttattacatttaatacattaaaaacagcaaactttTCAAAAACAATTTCCATGAGCCATTCTGGATAGGGATGAGTCGCGATTGCCTAATTTCACCTCACAGATACCTGTGAACGTGTTATATTCATACATCTTTCAGCTAGAATTCACTGAAGGTCTCTTGCTGTTCTCACCTTCTCTGGGTTGATCTTGTCGTAGAGCTTGAGTACATACATGACTCGTTCTTTGATGGTTTCTAGAGTGAGGGGGGGCAGGTCTCCGTACTGTCGGCACAGCACACCCACCGAGGGGATCTAAGGATTGCCaagaagaaaagggaagaaaTTATTAGTGCAGAGGGGAGTGGGGGGTTGTGATCATGCAGCCTATACATTAGCTTGCCTCAAGTGAGAGTGTACTACATACAGTGTGAAAAGAAGCAATAACTTCGAGTACACTGTGCAACAGTACAGATGTAAAGGCTGGAAAAAGTTTATccaagtttcaaaataaaacttaaatcttaCTTAACTTTGACCAAGAGGAAATCTGTGCTGCTTTTCAAGCTTTTAATGTGTGGCTGACTTTATTATCTCAACTGTAATTATTGCATTATGGTTTCATTTGACTAAATTTGCAATTAAACGCATTTATCAGCGCATTAGTGTTCACTTACAACGCTGCACACCCACTTCAGGTTGTGCACAGCTTGCTAAAACACCTGTAACATTATTCTAACAGTGTTATACAAACACACTTAACGTAATACATAATAACATCCGCACTGCAACAGTGCTTTACCTTGCTGCACATTAGTATCTGGTGTTTAGCCAGAATCAGTCGTGCAGTGCTAGGCTCGGTTAAAGAATGAAGTTGCAAGTGCAACAACACAAGTCTGTCAATGAAATCACCGACTTTgctaactagctagctagccaacAGGGAAAACATGGCTGTTCCGTTTTTAAAAGCAAACCCCTCAGTGTTTCGTGTTTCTCTGCCACAACAACACAGAGTCGTTCAAAGCGAAATAGGCTGCTCGTGTGACACCGTGAACTCTCAGCGGGCTAGGCTGGCCCCACAGCTCTGAAAGACATCGGTAGGTCACA
It encodes the following:
- the ndufab1b gene encoding NADH:ubiquinone oxidoreductase subunit AB1b, translated to MAARVLQQCVRSFARPSLRLCSNNLALRVTAAPAAAVHRPLSFAADSRRTRWLVQSRIPSVGVLCRQYGDLPPLTLETIKERVMYVLKLYDKINPEKLQTSSHFMKDLGLDSLDQVEIIMAMEDEFGFEIPDAEAEKLMTPEEIVQYVADKKDVYE